The Camelina sativa cultivar DH55 chromosome 16, Cs, whole genome shotgun sequence sequence AGATCTGTTGATGGTCCATTTACTTCGAGTAGCTTGCACTTCCAGAGGACCTTTGGCTGATGCATTGCCTCATATAACTGATGAACTGCATCAGCTTGGTGTAAGTCTTTTggataatataaattttcaatatttttttctatctattaAGGGAagcttcttcattttttttccccGAAAACCCTGTtaaatagtagtatttttttaaccatttcaGATATTGTCTGAAGAAGTGTTGGATTTAGCTTCCAAATCATCTCCAGACTTTAATAGAGCCTTTGAACATGTATTCAATCAAAACATGGTGCGTATCCCTTGGCCACTTCATCGTTATAAATTCTTTATTTGAGTTTCAAGTAATGCATCTgattaattttatcttttaaggCCTCAACCAGAGTTCCTCAGTTTTGGGAGCCACCTTCTGATTCTGGCGAGCCAAAGGCCTCACTCCCCAGTTCACGGTATCTCAATGACTTTGAAGAGTTGAAACCCCTTGGTATATTCTCTATTatgcttttctttctctttctagttttaaaggttatatatatgaatgatatGACGTTAATTCCCTGTGTGAACTTGATCAAATTCAGCAGTGTCTTTGCACAATGGTTTGCAAGATGTTATTCATTAGTTATTTAGATGCGTATCAACTTCTGCAGCAAATTGTCCACCTTCTTAGCATATTCTCTGCAGTTTGTTTAGAGGAAGTAGTTTTCCTTCTCTTTGCTGAAACTCTTTGTTCGCAGGCCAAGGTGGGTTTGGCCGCGTTGTCTTGTGCAAAAATAAACTGGATGGAAGACAATATGCAATGAAGAAAATTCGACTGAAGGACAAAGAGATACCTGTCAACAATCGGATACAGCGGTAAGTGAAAAGACTGTTCACATTATCCTTGATATCTATTGGTTCATGAGTATGATGCTAAAATTGTTTCTACATGTGCTCATTATGAGGTACTCAGAGAAGTAGCAACACTTTCCCGTTTGCAGCATCAGCATGTTGTACGTTACTATCAGGTAAAGGTCTTTTTTGCTCATCTGAATTTTGTACTGAGTAATGACTATATTCAGTGAGATACCTTGATATTGGATACCACCACGTGTACATCTTGTTGTCATAAAATTTCCGCTGCTTAGTGCTATTCTTTTTGCCTATGCTCTATTTGTTAACGATATTAATTTTTCACGAAAATAGGCCTGGTTCGAAACAGGAGTTGCTGATCCTTATGGTGGCGCAAATTGGGGATCAAAAACTGCAGGGAGTTCAATGTTCAGTTACTCGGGTGCAGTGTCAACTGAAATTCCTGAGCAGGACAATAAGCTTGAGTCAACTTATCTATATATTCAAATGGAGTATTGTCCAAGGTAAAGAGTTTATAAGCCCAACCTAAACTCTTATAATTTCACCCCGCCCATATCCTGAGCTTTTGAAACTTAGATAAATCATTGGTTTTACTTAAATatgttgatttttgacattgtgAGCTGAGTTATTTCTAAGTTCCTCACTTTCTTACGCTTacttatttacatatattagtggtcgaagaaaatatatatgcaaAGTAAAATGATCTAAAATGTCCGATGTTTCTATAAAATTGCGGATCAGTGCATTTCATCTCGTTTTTATTACCTTTTAGTATTTCTGTAGTCTAGCTTTGgttgctttcttgttttctcttcttacttTTTCTGTTCATACAATGTTCAAGGACTCTCCGCCAGGTTTTTGAATCATATAATCACTTCGACAAAGATTTTGCGTGGCATTTAAGTCGCCAAATTGTAGAAGGCTTAGCTCATATCCATGGACAAGGAATAATTCATCGTGACTTTACACCGAACAATATTTTCTTTGACGCCCGAAATGATatcaaaattggggattttggtCTTGGTATGCTTCCCTACCTAATGCTATTCTTTGCTTAATTTCTTGGTATGTCTGTTGTCCACATGCTTCTCTGTGTTAGACTTAAAGCTCTTTAATAATGTAACGAAGGTAGGTTCCTTGTCATGCTGGATTTTTTGCGTTTTATCCTTCAAAAGTTTACTATGTTGTTCAAGTCTTTGAATAAAAGAATCAACCTAGTCATCTCATTGTACTGTGATTATTCGACCTGTGGAATGGAGAAAAGAAACGATGATGCATGCATTTTCTTACCTTATCAGCAAAGTTCCTGAAGCTGGAACAGTTGGATCAAGATGGGGGTGTCTCTATGGATGTGGCTGGAAGTGGGGTTGATAGTACTGGTCAAGCCGGTACTTACTTTTACACAGCACCTGAAATTGAGCAAGGTTGGCCTAAGATTGATGAAAAGGTTAGTAGCTGTTGGTGCCTTGGCTGAGTCTTATCCATAAAATGTttgtatttactttttcttctgGTCCTAaggtttttattatttcttcttATGTCTGTGTTTCTAAATGATGTTTTTAAATTGTAGGCCGACATGTATAGCTTAGGGGTTGTGTTCTTCGAACTTTGGCACCCTTTTGGAACCGCCATGGAGAGACACATTACTTTAACTAATCTGAAGCTGAAAGGGGAACTACCTCTCAAATGGGTAAATGAATTTCCCGAACAGGCTTCTCTACTGCGGCGTTTAATGTCTCCAAGTCCATCTGATCGCCCCTCTGCGACAGAACTTCTTCAGCATGCATTTCCTCCCAGAATGGAATCTGAGTTACTGGATAGTAAGTTCATTTCAGTTCTCTATTTGAGTCGATATCAAATGAACGTTCTTTGTTGTTTGGGATTTTCATCTGATCTGTGATGTTTTTCTACTATGGCTAAACAATCAATAGTCTTGTATTGTCTCCATTTCGCTGAAAAAAAATTCGTCAATTGGATGTCTGTCTGTTTAGGTCACTCGCTCCTAAAGGCTAAAGCATACAAATTACTCGAGTTGGTGTTAGTAGTGGATATGTTCacttttattttgatgacatgTTGATTCTTTCTCAAAATCATATCCTTTTTTTTCGGTCTTTTTCACCTGACATCAAGTAacccgtttcttttttttgaatttcagaTATATTAAGAATAATGCAAACTTCTGAAGATTCAAGTGTCTATGATAGAGTAGtaaatgtgatatttgatgAAGAAGTATTAGAGACGAAATTCCATCAGTCTAGTAGATCGAGACTGTGTGCAGATGATAGTTATGTTCAATACACAGAGATGGATACAGAGCTTCGTGATTATGTTGTTGAAATCACAAAGGAAGTCTTTAGGCAGCATTGTGCGAAGCATCTGGAGGTCATCCCAATGCGTTTACTTGGTGATTGTCCTCAGTTTAGCAGGTATACTTGTTTACTTGGTGCTATCCATTATCTGTCATTCAAACTAGATTTTGATCTAACTTTTATCTTCCCTCTAAAGGAAAACTGTAAAACTTTTGACCAATGGAGGAGATATGCTTGAACTATGCTATGAGCTACGACTGCCTTTTGTGCACTGGATTAACGTAAATCAGGTGCGGTTTTTCTTACGCTTATCGTTCTTCTGTTTCTGGTATGTTAAACAGAAAAGTGCTCATATAGTTGGTACGACTTTCTATTTGAGATTTTCTCTAGTGAGTTTTAGAGTCAGTTGGTAGTTAGGTCTAATTTTGAAGGAACAGATCCAGGATATTTTAATTAagaatactataatttttaagAGACTATGTAATGCTAATTACAGTTAAAGCGTACTGTCACATCATTTAAATAAAGTTTGAAATGATTTGGATTTTGCGCAAGTCATAGTCATAGTGCTTTATTTAGCTAATTTGGCACCCGTCAATTTTGCAATGCAGAAATCCTCATTCAAGCGATATGAAATATCTCATGTCTACAGGAGAGCAATTGGCCATTCTCCACCAAATCCATGTCTTCAGGTATTGTGCTCACACTTTCTGCTAAGATAAATGCTGGCCAATATAGTGTAAGATAAACTGGCTGTTTATTTTACCATTTATTTTCTCTGTCAAAAAGAGGATGTGCTCATAAATGTTTTGATTGCCAATAGGCGGACTTTGACATTGTTGGAGGCACACCGTCCCTGACGGAGGCAGAAGTCCTCAAGGTTATCATTTTATTCACGATATAAATGAAATGAAtcttctacttttatatattgagTTAATGATCATTACATGGTTTATAAGTCACACTGCCAACTTTTGGAGGAAATGTAGTGAGTGTTATGATGGTGCTTCTGGGAAACTAACGTGTAAAATGAACAATTATTTGCTTATTCTCCTGCCTTATGCATTTTGCTAGAGAGTTTGCATCTCCTGCACCGTTTTAATCCACCAACTTTTCAGGTGATAGTGGACATCACAACCCACATATTTCATCGCGGATCTTGTGACATTCATTTGAATCATGGAGATTTGCTGGATGCGATTTGGTCCTGGGCAGGAATTAAGGCAGAGCATAGACGAAAGGTTGCAGAGGTATGGTTATTGTTAGTTCAAGCCTTCAAGGATATGGGTCATTgtatcaattgttttttttcagtaTCTTGTCCAAAATCTTTTTCGTGTTTTCCAATTGAAGCTTCTTTCCATGATGGGATCCTTGCGTCCTCAGTCATCTGAGCGGAAGTTAAAATGGGTTTTCATAAGACGTCAACTTCTGCAGGTTTGAGGCTACACAATAACCTATGCGTGGTTGGCAATTATAGTAACTTGCCACATATCNNNNNNNNNNNNNNNNNNNNNNNNNNNNNNNNNNNNNNNNNNNNNNNNNNNNNNNNNNNNNNNNNNNNNNNNNNNNNNNNNNNNNNNNNNNNNNNNNNNNNNNNNNNNNNNNNNNNNNNNNNNNNNNNNNNNNNNNNNNNNNNNNNNNNNNNNNNNNNNNNNNNNNNNNNNNNNNNNNNNNNNNNNNNNNNNNNNNNNNNNNNNNNNNNNNNNNNNNNNNNNNNNNNNNNNNNNNNNNNNNNNNNNNNNNNNNNNNNNNNNNNNNNNNNNNNNNNNNNNNNNNNNNNNNNNNNNNNNNNNNNNNNNNNNNNNNNNNNNNNNNNNNNNNNNNNNNNNNNNNNNNNNNNNNNNNNNNNNNNNNNNNNNNNNNNNNNNNNNNNNNNNNNNNNNNNNNNNNNNNNNNNNNNNNNNNNNNNNNNNNNNNNNNNNNNNNNNNNNNNNNNNNNNNNNNNNNNNNNNNNNNNNNNNNNNNNNNNNNNNNNNNNNNNNNNNNNNNNNNNNNNNNNNNNNNNNNNNNNNNNNNNNNNNNNNNNNNNNNAATTGAAGCTTCTTTCCATGATGGGATCCTTGCGTCCTCAGTCATCTGAGCGGAAGCTAAAATGGGTTTTCATAAGACGTCAACTTCTGCAGGTTTGAGGCTACACAATAACCTATGCGTGGTTGGGAGTCACATATTTATAGTATAGTCTTCTATGTCTTACTCGGAATCTCCTGCTTAACAGGAGTTGAAGTTACCTGAAGCTGTTGTCAATAGACTGCAGACTGTTGCTTCAAGGTTTTGTGGAGCTGCAGATCAAGCACTTCCTCGTTTAAGAGGGGCGCTACGTGCTGGTACGATCTAACTCTTTCCCTAAACTTTTGAACCAGATTGTTATTGGTTTCATTTTGCTGCAGATAGACCTACACGTAAAGCACTAGATGAGTTGTCAAACCTCTTAACCTACCTGAGAGTCTGGAGGATAGAAGAGCATGTTCATATTGATGTTCTGATGCCACCTACTGAAAGTTATCACCGGAATTTGTTTTTTCAGGTACAAGTGAATGTGGGGATTCTTTGGGTCTTTGTTAGGTTTTTGGATGTTTAATAGCTGAATGTGTTGCTTATAGTGATCGGTATGCTTATTCGGGAAACAGGCGAAGAGATTGTTCTTTATAAATGATTAGTGGATGTTAGCTTGTTGTTGATTCTGATTAGAGTTCTTCATAAAAGAGGAATTAAAAAGTTCGAAATTTATTCTCATACAATTAGCTCTTGAATGGTGAAACCCTGTTTATCAGTAGACTGTTGTAGCATGCAGTTTGATATCATCCttttttacaatataatttgCTATGGTGATTTTAATATCTCTGAACTCCATACAAATTTTTGCTAGGTTTTCTTAACCAAAGAAAATAGCTCTGGGACATCTAATGATGGCGTTTTACTTGCTGTTGGTGGTCGTTATGATTTTTTGGTGCAGGAAGTGTGTGATCGTGAATATGTAAGTTCTTTCCACATAGTTTCATATCTGAGAAGTTAAGATATCTAGCATTTATTATGATTACTAATGTTAAGAAGAAATTTGAAGGCTTTCGCCTCTTTATTCACTTAAAAAAGATACTTGTTTGGTCTCAGTGTATGAACTGTAAACCGAGAAGAGAAATTGATCTTTATCCTCTTATCCACTGGTGTCAATGTGAAATGGTAAAAcaaggttttgtgtttttgtctgTCATTGAATCCAGAAAATGAATCTCCCTGGCGCTGTTGGCGTTAGTCTTGCACTGGAGACAATATTTCAGCATCTTCCTATGGATCTAAGGCCTATTAGGTTCGTTGTTCCTTCTGAATCCCTTTCATGATCTAAAATGGAAACACCTTTGTTGATATGTATTGAACTTGCAGAAATGAAGTCAGCACCAGTGTACTTGTTTGTTCAAGAGGAGGTGGCGGTTTACTGTCCCAACGCATGGAGCTAGTTGCGGAACTATGGGAAAAAAGTATTAAGGTGAAAgctttaatatgttttgttcatagatTTGTTTGGATAATAATCAATTTGTGTTACATCTAACAACATGTCCGTGTATGCATTGATAGGCTGAGTTTGTTCCAACACCTGATCCAAGTCTTACAGAGCAGTATGAATATGCAAACGAACATGAAATCAAATGTCTGGTGATCATCACAGAGTCTGGAGTGGCTGAAAGTCAAATAGAGTTTGTAAAGGTAAGAAATACAACATTTTAACTATTGAAGAGATCCGTGAAAAATGACCCTGAGATTTGTGGTTTGTAGGTTCGGCACCTTGAATCGAAGAGGGAGAAAGTGGTAGAAAGAGAACAACTTGTCAGATTTCTGCTGAGTGCAATGGCTGTCCAATTTAGAAACCCCTCTGTTTGGAGCTAAAGAGAGTAAAGAAAGCGCCACTTTTGTTTCCACTTTGtgcttgaaaaaaatattatttgtcgTCGCTCTGAGTCACAAgtttatatcattttcaattttttttaatgtaaaattacaatcttatattcttatgttcatatatatatggtatcgTTTATTTACATTCATTTGCCTACACTAGTTCAACTTCAACCTCTCAATAAAACTATCTTTTCTccatgtaattatttaattgttggcaataataaatcataaatggcATAATGTCTTTCAAAAGCATAGATGAGGGGAAGCTTTTAGAAGTAAAAATTTCATAATCGTagcatttgtatttttttttgtttctgctaTCTCCGTTGCCCGGATTTGTATGACCGGTTTGAGCTTTTGTCTCTTCTGTTCTTGAGGTCTTGTAAGATATTttgcttttaagttttaataatgAATTCTTGCGAGAAGGTAAAATGGCATTATCTCTCACAAGTGAAAAGACTAATAATTTTTATCGAAATGCGTGAAGCAAAGAGCCCGtatagctcagtggtagagcgtCAGTCTTGTAAACTGAAGGTCCGTAGTTCGATCCTGCGTGTGGgcactttttaatttttttcctttccttttaGTGACTTGTTGTATTTGATTGTTAACTTTGTTCAGTGCAAACATAGACACTATCGAGGACTtggtctcaactctcaaggGAAGATCACTTATACAAAAAAGAACTTGGTAATAATTAGTTAAGAAAAATTTCATACATTCTTCCTTGAAGAGAGTCTCTCTGCCTCTTAGTTACATTCCTGCCTTAAGGAACACACATTATACATCAGAGtaaaataacttatatatatatatgtgtcatttttactaaaaaacttgagaaaacactttttttttttcagaaattatGATGCAAGAATAGGCTCTGTCCAGGAGAAGCTGGCCCTATCTCTTCCTCAAGACTCCTCAAGACTTCTTGTTGTTTCCTCccttcatcctcctcctccactacATCTTCTTCAGAGGCCGATGATTTCCTCCTCTGCGATGATGTCACACTTGGGAAAGTTATCCATGATCCGCCTCTAAATTCCGTGTTCTCGGAACCAGACCTTTTTGAACCGATCCTCCATGACTTCTTGTGCATTCTACTGCTCCCAAGCACTACTTCAGTTGGTAATATTGGCTGCTCGCTGCTCGGGTTCCCCATTAGCTGTGCAAGCGCTCGTTCCAATGCTGTTGTCACTTTATCCATCGACGGTCTATCTTTCCCTCTCATCCTCACGCATTTGCAAGCCACGCTCACGATTCTTTTCAAAGCTTCAATTTCAGATGGATGTTTCAAGACCGGGTCCAAGAGTGCGTTTATATCTCCTGCTTTGATCAAAGGAACCGCCCACTCTACTATGTTCCCTTCTTCGTAGTGCATGTCTATGGCTTTTCTTCCACTTAGGATCTCTAGAAGCAGGACTCCAAAGCTGTACACATCGGATTTGGTTGTGAGATAGTGCAGTCGATAGTACTCGGGATCGAGGTAACCGAGAGTTCCTGCTGGTAGTTCTGCCAAAGGAGAGCCACTATCAACAGGACCAagtaaggagagaccaaaatcAGCTACTCGAGcattgtgttcttcatctataaGAATGTTTGATGATTTAATATCCCGGTGAATCACGGGAGGGCAGGCGTAACCATGCAAGTATTCGATTCCTCTAGCAGCTTGGACAGCAATCGTTACTCGTTTGACCCAATCTAGTTGTTCTTTCAAGGCCTTGTTCTTTCCATGAAGATGGTTGTGCAGTGAGCCGTGTGCCATAAACTCATAAACCAGAAGCCTTTCTCCACCTTCTTCGCAGTATCCGAGAAGGCTGAGAAGATGAGCATGGTTGAGTCTTGATAACAGATCAAGCTCCGTGCGAAACTCATTTGAGTTCTTCTGTTTGTCTGATGACATTATCGCTTTCTTCAACGCAACAGTGGTTCCATCTCTCAGTACACCTTTGTACACACATGAGAAACTCCCTTTCCCCACTATTGACTCTTCTTTGAATCCATCGGCAGCCTTTTCAAGTTCCTCATAAGTGAAAACTCGAGCCCTTCTGCGCTTTTGCAGCTCATCAAGATCAGGACGGATTTTGCCATTATCTTTCGTAAAGGCTGAATCTTTAGAAGACCTTGTATCATTTTCTGAGCACCTACAATGCCTCAGTCTGTAACGAATGTATAAAACCGCTGTTATCGAGACAACTGCTACCAAAAAGAGAGCAAAGCCAATCTCTGCAGTTGCAATAGGTAGCTGCAGTGACCAGAATTTTCCTCTTGCCTTGCCCCCACTAGTAGACGCAGAAGAGCAGTTTGAAGAGCATTCAGTTGAGAAGCAACTCGAGCAGTTATAAAGACAAACCTGATCAGATCTCTCCGTGCATTCGCTTTTCTGATACATTTCAGTAGGGCAGTTCGGACTACATGGCAAGCAAATGTGAGAGCCAGGCACTTTGCAAGGCGAGTTGTCTTGGTTACTGAGTTCATGAGTTCCTGGTGGACAAGGAGTGTTTATACAGAGTCCCCGTGAGACAGCTAAAGGGATAGAAGCAGGGAAACCAAGACCCCAACAAACAGGTGACATAGAAGtccctgagagaactccacaagTGAAGTAATTCCCTGCTGCAAGATCATAAAAGCCTATACCTTTAGGAGCAGGTGTACTCCGATTAACGAAAAAACCCCAGCAAACCGCACTATGATCATAACGTTTGATTCCACAAGCATAAAACTTTCCACCAACCACTGCCAAGAGTGGCTCTTTTGGTGGTAAATTAAGAATCTGTTCCCCTGTCGACGTCCCTGAGATCTCCTCTTCGAACTCAAAGCTCTTTCCCCAACAGAGCACTCTCGAATTCAACCCGTCAAGAATGCCACAGACATGGTATCCACCAGctgcaattttctgaaactttgTTTCCTTTGGGATTAAACTGATTACTTGGCTGCTGTTCTCGTCGCCCCAACAGAAAACAGACTTATCTTTGGAGGACAGCCCGCAGTTGAACTCGGCGCCAGCCGAGAGAGAATGTATCTGCTTACCAAAGACAAAGTTTCTGGTCATATTATATCCCCAACAATcaacaagggaagaagaagaaacgttgCTGCTCTGTCTTCTTCCCACNTATTCGATTCCTCTAGCAGCTTGGACAGCAATCGTTACTCGTTTGACCCAATCTAGTTGTTCTTTCAAGGCCTTGTTCTTTCCATGAAGATGGTTGTGCAGTGAGCCGTGTGCCATAAACTCATAAACCAGAAGCCTTTCTCCACCTTCTTCGCAGTATCCGAGAAGGCTGAGAAGATGAGCATGGTTGAGTCTTGATAACAGATCAAGCTCCGTGCGAAACTCATTTGAGTTCTTCTGTTTGTCTGATGACATTATCGCTTTCTTCAACGCAACAGTGGTTCCATCTCTCAGTACTCCTTTGTACACACATGAGAAACTCCCTTTCCCCACTATTGACTCTTCTTTGAATCCATCGGCAGCCTTTTCAAGTTCCTCATAAGTGAAAACTCGAGCCCTTCTGCGCTTTTGCAGCTCATCAAGATCAGGACGGATTTTGCCATTATCTTTCGTAAAGGCTGAATCTTTAGAAGACCTTGTATCNNNNNNNNNNNNNNNNNNNNNNNNNNNNNNNNNNNNNNNNNNNNNNNNNNNNNNNNNNNNNNNNNNNNNNNNNNNNNNNNNNNNNNNNNNNNNNNNNNNNNNNNNNNNNNNNNNNNNNNNNNNNNNNNNNNNNNNNNNNNNNNNNNNNNNNNNNNNNNNNNNNNNNNNNNNNNNNNNNNNNNNNNNNNNNNNNNNNNNNNNNNNNNNNNNNNNNNNNNNNNNNNNNNNNNNNNNNNNNNNNNNNNNNNNNNNNNNNNNNNNNNNNNNNNNNNNNNGGCTGATAAGATTGCATCAGAAGCCCACACATAAACCCATCTCCACCCGTTAAACCGATGAACTGGAAGTGAGCAGGAGTCCCATAGAGGATCGCTGAGTTTGATCCGTAGCAAACCACAAGATGAGACCCATCAGATTTCAGACCACATAATACAGAACCACCTTCTCCGTAGGAAATTGCAATTGGAGACATTGAACCAAGAGCTGAAGCAAGCTGCCATATACTAGTGAAAAGCACAAGCTTTACAAGGAGAGTCCATTCCCTTGCTCTCCTTTCGAACATTCTCATTCTTAGCTACTTTTCGAAGTCAACCCAAACGCTTCTTAGCTACTTACTGCGTTCACTTTCTGAGACATTCCATAGATTGACTAAAGAGTGTGACCCTTGATTGGTAAAAAGCAAACCAGTCACCACAAAACTGTGATCTTTAGGACGAGACTGCAATCAAGGGCATGCAAcatatgaaagaaaagaaatttctAGCAATGAGAGCTGAATTAGTGTCGAAGAAACAAAGGAACGAGAAGCAAGACAGACTCCGAAGATTTAGGAAACAAAGTAGGAAAATTCAGACAACCAATGTCAAAGAAGGACCTCTCTTGGCTCTCTGTTCTTCTGCAgcggaaaacaaaaagaaacttacCCCTTTCAAGATCTCAGACCGCAAAGTAATAACATCATAACATCTTCAAAGACCCTTTTTAATAAAGCTAAGCTTCTCCAAaaatttcctatttttttttgttttgtttttttttgccgaCTAAAGAAGTGTAGAGAGAGGAATTGAGTGGTGAAAATGGGAGCTAGAGTTATACATTAAGCAGTAGCTCATGAAAATCTTGAGAAAcccagagagaagagagaagatagaAGAGAGAGACATTGGAGCTGCTTATCACAGAGAGTCATGTAGTACTGAGATTGCATTAAATGCGACCAAAACTGCTGCTTCTGAATAATGGCAAATGTAGGTGACGCCATTTAATATAAAGAGTTAATGTTAccaaattttttcttcttgctttctcgttttacgtttttatttattCGAAATTTTCCCCAATCTTCCCAAATTTCTGCAATCTAACCCCAAAAAAGTTTTATGTCAAGTTTCCATCTCTATGCACATTGGAGTTAACACAAGAGAATCTAAAGCTTCCTTTTTTCTAATGGGGTGTCTTTTACTTGCGCCGTTGCCGTCGGTGTTTGGTTTTGAGCAAACCGAAACATTAGAACTATctttaatcttaaaaatatacAACAAATAAGTAAATGGTTTGTGAGGTTTcatgcacttatttttttttttaaagttcaacTCTGTTTCTCGAGACACAAACAtcctcttttgtcttcttcctcttcatctcctTGTGCCCCTCAAAAGAAATGTTTTGTCCTCTTTAGGCTCAAGATTTCAAACACACGCACAAGAGACCAAAATTGAAAATCTTGAGTTGACTCAATTCATATGTTCTTCCTACTGAAAGTTGAAAAATTCTGAAGTTGTTGACTTGAGGGCCTCAAGTTCAGATTCTAaaagggtgtgaatggttgcagcggttggTACGGACAAATCTGTGTGTGGAGTGGatcgttttttatttaccattcagcaAATGTAGTACGCAATGGCGCGGTCCAAATAAAGTAGAGATAAGACCGCAACAGACCAACTGCAGACCGCTTTTACATACACATAGAGTTGGTCCGCAACGGTCTGAAATCTGCCTTAAAAATGGAGCGGTCCAGACCGCAGATGGATTTGACCGCCCTaaccgcagttaccattcaaaccctaAGAATAACAACTGTCCAGTCACGTGCTACTCACATGCTAACGAAAAGGGTCCATATTTTACTTACTACTTTGCAGACCTGACTGAGACACACAAAGTCTATTCTTACACTAAAAAATTTCCTCATTTATTAACAATCAACAATGTGAAGTATAAAAAGACATGATTTTCTTCATATGTTGTGTAAACAGGAGCTTCTCTCTTTAGAACTATGTGGCGAGTATACATGATAACACCATCATATGTTTTCGAGGATGTTACTCCAACATGTTTCATTCCTTACAGTCAGACCCTTTGCTTCTATTCAACAACACGGTGTATGCAACATTGGTCTATAAGCTAGTCTCATACATTGGTCTATGAATGAATTTGATATGTATAACAACATAGAATTGCGTTTACAGccttgaaacaaacaaaatagacGAAACCAAAAAGAATTGCATACTGACCTAAAACTGACTTCTCCCTAGGTCACTGGCTCACTGCAAAATCCTTCAGTAATAATCGACCCAATGTTTTTAATGGAATCTCCATGTACTTGATGTCCTAAGTGCAAGCCAACAACCAAAAATTACTTTTCATATAGCTTCATTACTTTTTGTTGTATCACTCATATGTTTATAGAGAGAGCACAAAATCATACCTCATAAAAAAAGCAGCAGAAGAAACCACTTGGTCAGAGGAAAGGCCATTTCTTGACTATCTCTACATCATGTATATAGCCATTCTCCTATTACTTGAACAATATTATACAATATAATAGATGCTTTCATTTCATACAAGTCACTCTGACCGCGCCTGCTCACTTAAAACTTCACTCTT is a genomic window containing:
- the LOC104749423 gene encoding serine/threonine-protein kinase-like protein ACR4; this translates as MRMFERRAREWTLLVKLVLFTSIWQLASALGSMSPIAISYGEGGSVLCGLKSDGSHLVVCYGSNSAILYGTPAHFQFIGLTGGDGFMCGLLMQSYQSSKDSAFTKDNGKIRPDLDELQKRRRARVFTYEELEKAADGFKEESIVGKGSFSCVYKGVLRDGTTVALKKAIMSSDKQKNSNEFRTELDLLSRLNHAHLLSLLGYCEEGGERLLVYEFMAHGSLHNHLHGKNKALKEQLDWVKRVTIAVQAARGIEXVGRRQSSNVSSSSLVDCWGYNMTRNFVFGKQIHSLSAGAEFNCGLSSKDKSVFCWGDENSSQVISLIPKETKFQKIAAGGYHVCGILDGLNSRVLCWGKSFEFEEEISGTSTGEQILNLPPKEPLLAVVGGKFYACGIKRYDHSAVCWGFFVNRSTPAPKGIGFYDLAAGNYFTCGVLSGTSMSPVCWGLGFPASIPLAVSRGLCINTPCPPGTHELSNQDNSPCKVPGSHICLPCSPNCPTEMYQKSECTERSDQVCLYNCSSCFSTECSSNCSSASTSGGKARGKFWSLQLPIATAEIGFALFLVAVVSITAVLYIRYRLRHCRCSENDTRSSKDSAFTKDNGKIRPDLDELQKRRRARVFTYEELEKAADGFKEESIVGKGSFSCVYKGVLRDGTTVALKKAIMSSDKQKNSNEFRTELDLLSRLNHAHLLSLLGYCEEGGERLLVYEFMAHGSLHNHLHGKNKALKEQLDWVKRVTIAVQAARGIEYLHGYACPPVIHRDIKSSNILIDEEHNARVADFGLSLLGPVDSGSPLAELPAGTLGYLDPEYYRLHYLTTKSDVYSFGVLLLEILSGRKAIDMHYEEGNIVEWAVPLIKAGDINALLDPVLKHPSEIEALKRIVSVACKCVRMRGKDRPSMDKVTTALERALAQLMGNPSSEQPILPTEVVLGSSRMHKKSWRIGSKRSGSENTEFRGGSWITFPSVTSSQRRKSSASEEDVVEEEDEGRKQQEVLRSLEEEIGPASPGQSLFLHHNF